In a single window of the Flavivirga spongiicola genome:
- a CDS encoding RagB/SusD family nutrient uptake outer membrane protein: MKIKFILITILTAFIIQGCDEQLEIAQEDNITSETLYNTPAGALAGLAGAYSRVVSVYRESIINAQYPTNWTDEGFYNRKGARDIRKNNFTASEPVLRSIWGTYYEGISATNTLIVGLENSSLEANVKQEFIAEGRFLRAFLYFDLQKAFGGIEGIPMPLEETNKQLLPRTSGIDVFKQIVADLEFAEVYLPTAAEAVGGRASKSAARGLLARAYLYMASEPFNESGAYEKAREWSKKVIDDSYHELNPSYADIFNELARGNYETKETLFQIGFSFADLDSNQSSKLGSAFGIKFDDESCGGGDDFKGKGFGLTYATVSLVLKYREDPSDERGLWNTLPYFNRRNDNCQLGIINSQFMIPGSKYRRYLEPNTTNTSYGSHHWPILRLSEMYLIYAEAINKITPGSTDALNAINSVRNRAKATPITEISDGAIQEERLLELCFEGQRKYDLVRWGLLEQKVNETKTAMETLRDDTNFYNEDWVTMGTFDLDSNDIPVYGNVPVNNIPRRNVMNASFDFFDGYNDFDSNKHYILPIPEQELGVNTNLKQTAGW, translated from the coding sequence ATAAAATTCATTTTAATAACAATTCTAACCGCTTTTATAATACAAGGCTGTGATGAACAATTAGAAATAGCACAAGAAGATAACATAACCTCTGAAACTTTATACAACACGCCAGCAGGTGCCTTAGCAGGTTTGGCAGGAGCATATAGTCGTGTGGTTTCTGTATACAGAGAATCTATAATTAATGCACAATATCCAACAAACTGGACAGATGAAGGTTTCTACAATAGAAAAGGAGCGCGAGATATACGTAAAAATAATTTTACTGCTTCAGAGCCAGTATTAAGAAGTATATGGGGCACGTATTATGAAGGTATATCTGCGACAAACACGCTAATAGTTGGTCTAGAAAATTCATCTCTAGAAGCTAATGTGAAACAAGAGTTTATAGCTGAAGGGCGTTTTTTAAGAGCATTTCTGTATTTTGATTTACAAAAAGCGTTTGGTGGTATTGAAGGGATTCCAATGCCTTTAGAAGAAACCAACAAACAATTATTACCAAGAACGTCTGGAATTGATGTATTCAAGCAAATTGTTGCTGATTTAGAGTTTGCAGAAGTGTATTTGCCTACTGCAGCTGAAGCTGTTGGAGGAAGAGCAAGTAAAAGTGCTGCAAGAGGTTTGTTAGCTAGAGCATACTTATATATGGCAAGTGAGCCTTTTAACGAGTCTGGAGCTTATGAGAAAGCAAGAGAATGGAGTAAGAAAGTTATTGATGATTCGTATCATGAATTAAATCCAAGTTATGCAGATATATTTAATGAATTGGCCAGAGGAAACTATGAAACAAAGGAAACCTTATTTCAAATAGGGTTTTCATTTGCTGATTTAGATTCAAATCAATCCTCTAAACTAGGTTCTGCTTTTGGAATAAAATTTGACGATGAATCATGCGGTGGAGGTGATGATTTTAAAGGTAAAGGTTTTGGCTTAACGTATGCGACCGTTTCCTTGGTTTTAAAATACAGAGAAGATCCTAGTGATGAAAGAGGCTTATGGAACACACTACCATATTTTAATAGAAGAAATGATAATTGTCAATTAGGAATTATCAATAGCCAGTTTATGATTCCAGGGTCAAAATACCGCAGGTATTTAGAACCTAATACTACGAATACAAGTTATGGTTCACACCATTGGCCTATTTTACGCTTATCCGAAATGTATTTAATATATGCCGAAGCCATAAATAAAATAACTCCTGGTTCTACGGATGCATTAAATGCCATTAATAGTGTGAGAAATAGAGCAAAAGCTACACCAATAACTGAGATTTCAGATGGAGCCATTCAAGAAGAGCGTCTATTAGAATTATGCTTTGAAGGACAGCGTAAATATGACTTGGTAAGGTGGGGATTATTAGAGCAAAAAGTAAATGAAACTAAAACTGCGATGGAAACCTTAAGAGATGATACTAATTTTTATAATGAAGATTGGGTTACTATGGGCACGTTTGACTTAGATTCAAACGATATTCCAGTTTATGGCAATGTACCTGTTAATAATATTCCAAGGAGAAATGTGATGAATGCTTCATTTGACTTTTTTGATGGCTATAATGATTTTGATTCAAACAAACATTATATACTACCTATTCCGGAACAAGAATTGGGTGTAAATACTAATTTAAAGCAAACCGCAGGGTGGTAA
- a CDS encoding DUF5017 domain-containing protein → MKKIVYSLTMLLLVTLGFQSCEDLEEVDAPSFEIAFNTNAKVGEPVEFKIKNAPNFLYFFAGDFEHQYKFRDRTNAEGTVTMSFLNSQKWGLGANATGNLSVWYSKDYDGSGSAASVNIATWTEITDRFNISTLYDFTLQESGIVDITDLADGKPIYFGFKYFCDDTTTRPSEWYLDNLNIQMDVADAPAPLTVASEDVPGFKGVDVQGIVSGWNANKWYWDSGKKLWRMRGQVKVGGEWIVNEDWLITNAINLTKVAPDKGTPLKTYSEKLETFEYTYTKAGTYTITFIANNETIHGQQEKIQEYTITVTD, encoded by the coding sequence ATGAAAAAAATAGTTTATTCATTAACAATGTTGCTTCTCGTAACCTTAGGGTTTCAGAGTTGTGAAGATCTAGAAGAAGTTGATGCTCCAAGTTTTGAAATTGCTTTTAATACAAATGCAAAAGTGGGGGAGCCAGTAGAATTTAAAATAAAGAATGCACCAAATTTCTTGTATTTCTTTGCAGGAGATTTTGAACATCAATACAAATTTAGAGATAGAACTAATGCTGAAGGTACAGTAACCATGTCCTTTTTAAATTCTCAAAAGTGGGGATTAGGAGCTAATGCTACTGGTAATCTTTCAGTATGGTATTCAAAAGACTATGATGGTTCTGGTTCAGCAGCTAGTGTTAACATTGCCACTTGGACAGAAATAACTGATAGATTTAATATTTCAACGTTGTACGATTTTACATTGCAGGAATCAGGAATTGTAGATATTACTGATTTAGCTGATGGAAAACCTATTTATTTTGGGTTTAAATATTTTTGCGATGATACAACTACAAGACCTTCAGAATGGTATTTGGACAATTTAAATATTCAAATGGATGTAGCAGATGCACCAGCACCACTTACTGTAGCTTCAGAAGATGTTCCAGGGTTCAAAGGAGTTGATGTACAAGGAATAGTAAGTGGTTGGAATGCAAATAAATGGTATTGGGATTCTGGTAAAAAGCTTTGGAGAATGAGAGGACAAGTTAAAGTAGGTGGAGAATGGATAGTGAATGAAGATTGGTTAATTACTAATGCTATTAATTTAACAAAAGTTGCACCTGATAAAGGCACGCCTTTAAAAACATATTCTGAAAAACTCGAAACTTTTGAATATACTTATACAAAAGCAGGAACTTATACAATAACATTTATTGCTAATAACGAAACTATACATGGGCAACAAGAAAAAATCCAAGAGTATACTATTACTGTAACAGATTAA